In Kordia antarctica, the following proteins share a genomic window:
- a CDS encoding M56 family metallopeptidase, with amino-acid sequence MISYFIKSGLCLALVLLVYKVLLERERIYVFNRYYLLFGLCFSLLVPFIPMVSSVTIPMVENNPALLIESTQGLSIEVASNEVSNPISWFVYLVVLYGIGCLFFFSRFIANIHKIFQKIAKNTKAIYKKASLVLLKENVLPHTFLHYIFIEKEAYDTATIANELYTHELAHVSQKHTLDIILIELIQIVCWFNPLLMYYKKAIQLNHEFLADDAVIKSNTKIPAYQQLLLDNASWNHDVYLASNLNFSVTKKRLEMMTKHTSRVRAWLVASLTIPVFIGALFLFSTKVVAHEATAELIETTKTQTTIPQNQNDPKADYYKNATLIFEDEHGTKVTKTYAELTAKDKTKLIPPPKTPVAKRPTTQLLNDWKNKTAFAIWLDGKVIDNSKISNYDIVHYTGSFVYKNARSIRFPQENQILLYTESGFEVLKKNIASPLPEGAVLHFKENSHKTKLNNKKVNIVKNIDRKDIVVNITKDGSFIVNYTLKSTFAELDKNIKTELSHILHKKARNSLIIYHEDRKEFIAKVTAILKANKIYNIETINITDVPPPPPPGHAPKLSSKEKRNVEHMQENMKGQKVETMEINGKKHYYVVKNGVKFIYNEKSQLVDENGKPIPPPPPPPPKPKHKKKDKI; translated from the coding sequence TATTTCATAAAATCAGGATTATGTTTGGCATTGGTACTTTTAGTATATAAAGTATTGCTTGAGCGCGAACGCATATATGTGTTTAATAGATACTATTTGCTTTTCGGATTGTGCTTTTCGCTTTTAGTTCCTTTTATTCCAATGGTGAGTTCGGTAACAATTCCAATGGTAGAAAATAATCCTGCATTACTTATTGAAAGTACACAAGGATTGTCAATAGAAGTTGCTTCCAATGAAGTTTCAAACCCAATTTCATGGTTCGTCTATTTAGTGGTTTTATATGGAATTGGCTGCTTATTTTTCTTTTCTCGATTCATCGCAAATATTCACAAGATTTTTCAAAAAATTGCCAAAAATACAAAGGCAATTTACAAAAAAGCTTCGTTGGTATTATTGAAAGAAAACGTATTGCCACATACATTTTTGCATTATATTTTTATTGAAAAAGAAGCATATGACACGGCAACTATTGCAAACGAATTGTACACACATGAACTCGCGCATGTTTCGCAAAAACATACGTTAGATATTATTTTGATTGAATTGATCCAGATTGTATGTTGGTTCAATCCGTTACTAATGTATTATAAAAAAGCAATTCAGCTGAACCACGAATTTTTAGCGGATGATGCTGTGATAAAATCAAACACAAAGATTCCAGCCTATCAACAATTATTACTCGATAACGCAAGTTGGAATCATGACGTATACTTGGCCAGTAATTTAAATTTTTCTGTAACTAAAAAAAGATTAGAAATGATGACAAAACACACATCGCGTGTTCGTGCTTGGCTTGTTGCCTCGCTCACGATTCCAGTATTTATTGGCGCGCTGTTTCTATTTAGCACAAAAGTAGTTGCGCATGAAGCGACTGCAGAATTGATAGAAACTACAAAAACACAAACGACTATTCCACAAAATCAAAACGATCCAAAAGCTGATTATTATAAAAATGCGACATTGATTTTTGAAGATGAACACGGAACTAAAGTCACAAAAACGTACGCAGAACTTACTGCGAAAGATAAAACAAAATTAATTCCTCCACCAAAAACACCTGTAGCAAAACGCCCGACAACGCAACTTTTAAACGATTGGAAAAACAAAACAGCGTTTGCTATTTGGTTAGATGGAAAGGTGATTGACAATAGTAAAATTTCAAACTATGACATTGTGCATTACACAGGAAGTTTTGTATACAAAAATGCTCGAAGTATACGTTTTCCTCAAGAAAATCAAATATTATTATATACCGAATCTGGTTTTGAAGTATTGAAAAAAAATATAGCAAGCCCATTGCCTGAAGGTGCCGTTTTACATTTCAAAGAAAATTCACATAAAACAAAACTTAATAATAAGAAAGTAAATATTGTCAAAAACATTGATAGAAAAGATATTGTAGTTAACATTACTAAAGATGGAAGCTTCATCGTAAACTATACACTTAAAAGTACTTTTGCAGAACTTGATAAAAATATTAAAACAGAACTTAGTCATATTTTACACAAAAAAGCCCGGAATTCACTTATCATTTATCATGAAGATCGTAAAGAATTTATAGCAAAAGTAACTGCAATTTTAAAAGCAAATAAGATTTATAATATTGAAACGATCAACATTACTGATGTTCCGCCACCGCCACCGCCTGGACATGCACCCAAACTTTCTTCTAAAGAAAAGCGAAATGTTGAGCACATGCAGGAAAACATGAAAGGTCAGAAAGTAGAAACCATGGAGATTAATGGTAAAAAACATTATTATGTTGTGAAAAATGGCGTAAAATTCATCTATAATGAAAAAAGTCAATTAGTAGATGAAAACGGAAAACCAATTCCGCCTCCGCCACCTCCGCCGCCAAAACCAAAACATAAAAAGAAAGATAAAATTTAA